A stretch of the Nicotiana tabacum cultivar K326 chromosome 6, ASM71507v2, whole genome shotgun sequence genome encodes the following:
- the LOC107832303 gene encoding transcription termination factor MTERF15, mitochondrial-like, producing MSGFLNNGVKHLLHVYPFRFHVFYSTAAAATSDTNFLVETLVKSLGFSLQEALSTSGKVSRLRPRYYNPNSVLNFLEQIGLDKTHIKKAVSSVPTLLLCDVDKYLKPKIEALKEVGLCGSDDLAKIITNSGCYFSTRVGCAIRQNVDYLHTLLFNDDFVANIIKRHPNVFFSYAFHEVMPPNISLLQNLGFSIVDIEKLMLWNPRILTQKAERLKDLVDRVEKTFFLSRDCNMFIHGVYALAWLDESTVKKRLEIFRSFGWSDSDIFTLVQTCPQCLTKSEAKIRNALNFLMKEIGYESHYLASHPTFLTCSLEKRVLPRHNVLKLLSQKEPKNCSLNLYTAVICSESKFLKRYVLPFKDEMPEVYDIYIKSRSQ from the coding sequence ATGTCTGGGTTTCTCAACAATGGCGTTAAGCATCTCCTTCACGTTTATCCCTTCAGATTTCATGTCTTTTACTCAACAGCTGCTGCCGCAACTTCCGACACCAATTTCTTAGTAGAAACGCTGGTGAAATCACTTGGCTTCTCCCTACAAGAAGCCCTTTCTACAAGTGGCAAGGTAAGTCGCTTGAGACCCAGATATTACAACCCTAATTCTGTGCTCAATTTCTTGGAACAAATCGGTTTAGACAAGACCCATATCAAAAAAGCTGTTTCTTCAGTCCCCACATTACTGCTTTGCGATGTAGATAAATACCTTAAGCCCAAAATTGAAGCTCTTAAAGAAGTTGGGTTATGTGGGTCGGATGACCTTGCCAAAATCATCACAAACAGTGGATGTTATTTCAGCACTAGGGTAGGGTGTGCTATCAGACAAAATGTTGATTATCTTCACACCCTATTATTTAATGATGATTTTGTTGCTAATATCATTAAGAGACATCCTAATGTATTTTTTAGTTATGCATTTCATGAAGTAATGCCACCCAATATATCATTGCTGCAAAATCTTGGATTTTCAATTGTTGATATAGAGAAGCTTATGCTTTGGAATCCTAGAATTTTGACTCAAAAGGCAGAGCGCCTCAAAGACTTAGTGGATCGAGTAGAAaaaactttctttctttctcgCGATTGCAACATGTTCATACATGGGGTTTATGCACTTGCATGGCTTGACGAATCGACGGTGAAAAAGAGATTAGAAATCTTCAGGAGCTTCGGGTGGTCTGACTCGGATATTTTTACATTGGTCCAAACATGTCCTCAATGTTTGACAAAATCCGAAGCTAAGATCAGAAATGCATTGAATTTTTTAATGAAGGAAATTGGATATGAGTCTCATTACCTGGCTTCTCATCCCACGTTTTTGACATGTAGCTTGGAGAAAAGGGTTCTGCCTAGACATAATGTTTTGAAGCTACTCAGCCAAAAGGAGCCGAAAAATTGTAGTCTGAACCTTTATACCGCTGTGATATGTTCCGAGTCAAAGTTCTTAAAAAGATATGTGCTGCCTTTCAAGGATGAGATGCCCGAGGTGTATGATATATACATCAAAAGTAGAAGCCAATAG